From a region of the Oryza sativa Japonica Group chromosome 6, ASM3414082v1 genome:
- the LOC107277285 gene encoding uncharacterized protein, whose amino-acid sequence MTRSSNGTRRRNGEAQANPSSRREQTGTSHGGAKLPTSNGVPPTTRNVGVQTDTSNGGADTNTSNADILEKAQSLVVLLSTLVATVTYQAGLVPPGGVWQDNWNGHEAGDPILLSMQPERYKVFFYCNSMAFAASLVIIILVQYKPMLKRRILQFAMILDLFGLIGAYSAGSCRDVTTSIYVIALAGAVLVYVIIHVLFVTLEDEDIGKKGGDKDRKLEDKRRKRLLLFAVLGATLTYQAGLTPPGGFRLKDDEFGHNAGDPVIFYNYPSRYKAFFYCNSVSFMSSIALIILLVNPILYRPAIRSYALSVCTAVGMFALMCAYAAGSTQHLKTSIYIFGLVALVLFIMILVLICFYHRDVNTGSMSTNEEDLETGSGVKTPVKQEAFTETKTEEDSKKKHATRKYLMLLAVLAASVTYQAGLNPPGGVWQGNSNGHAAGDPVMHDNRRYRYLIFFYSNSFSFMASIVVIILLLPEKLLRENRSFKVMHLTMVMNLLGLLLAYMAGSRMRSESSGYFMEFVITTLCFAALHKILSSEKEQQNDQPSQVDQQGDSQVS is encoded by the exons ATGACTAGGTCAAGTAATGGGACGAGAAGAAGAAATGGTGAAGCACAGGCAAACCCAAGCAGTAGAAGAGAACAAACAGGCACAAGCCATGGTGGAGCCAAGTTGCCCACAAGCAATGGTGTACCACCGACCACAAGAAATGTTGGAGTGCAGACGGACACGAGCAATGGTGGAGCAGACACAAATACAAGCAATGCGGATATTCTGGAGAAGGCTCAATCTCTTGTTGTACTGCTTTCCACTCTTGTAGCAACTGTCACATACCAAGCAGGACTAGTCCCACCAGGTGGTGTTTGGCAGGACAACTGGAACGGACATGAGGCTGGCGATCCAATACTCCTATCCATGCAACCAGAACGTTACAAGGTATTTTTTTACTGCAACTCAATGGCCTTTGCAGCGTCCTTGGTCATCATCATCTTGGTCCAGTATAAACCTATGCTCAAGCGCCGCATACTACAGTTTGCCATGATACTGGATTTGTTTGGCCTAATTGGTGCATACTCTGCTGGGAGCTGCAGAGATGTAACCACATCCATTTATGTCATTGCCTTGGCTGGAGCTGTCCTAGTCTATGTGATTATTCATGTTCTGTTCGTCACACTTGAAGATGAGGACATAGGAAAGAAGGGTGGGGACAAGGACAGGAAGCTTGAGGACAAGAGGCGCAAGAGGTTGCTCCTTTTTGCTGTGTTGGGTGCGACCCTCACTTATCAAGCTGGGTTGACCCCACCAGGCGGGTTTCGTCTGAAGGATGATGAGTTTGGGCACAATGCAGGCGACCCTGTCATCTTTTACAACTATCCAAGCCGTTATAAGGCGTTCTTCTACTGCAACTCAGTGAGCTTCATGTCATCGATTGCACTCATTATACTCCTTGTGAACCCAATCCTGTACAGACCAGCCATACGAAGCTATGCTCTCTCAGTTTGCACAGCGGTAGGCATGTTTGCTCTCATGTGTGCCTATGCTGCCGGAAGCACCCAACACCTAAAAACATCCATATATATCTTCGGGTTGGTAGCTTTAGTGCTCTTCATTATGATCTTAGTCCTAATATGTTTCTATCATAGAGATGTCAATACAGGAAGCATGTCAACCAACGAAGAAGATTTAGAGACAGGAAGTGGAGTTAAGACCCCTGTGAAACAAGAAGCCTTCACTGAGACAAA GACAGAGGAAGACTCAAAAAAGAAACATGCAACACGCAAATACTTGATGTTGTTAGCAGTCTTGGCGGCAAGTGTTACTTACCAGGCCGGCCTCAACCCACCTGGGGGTGTGTGGCAGGGCAATAGCAATGGTCATGCAGCCGGTGACCCAGTTATGCATGACAACAGAAGGTACCGTTACCTCATCTTCTTTTACAGCAACTCTTTTTCCTTCATGGCATCCATTGTTGTTATCATCCTGTTGCTACCGGAGAAACTGCTAAGGGAGAACCGGTCGTTTAAGGTGATGCATTTAACCATGGTCATGAACTTGCTCGGCCTCCTACTAGCCTACATGGCTGGCTCCAGAATGAGGTCAGAGTCTTCTGGATATTTCATGGAGTTTGTTATCACTACACTATGCTTTGCTGCACTCCACAAGATTCTATCCAGCGAAAAGGAGCAACAAAATGATCAGCCTTCTCAGGTAGACCAACAAGGGGATAGTCAAGTCAGTTAG